One segment of Arcobacter sp. F2176 DNA contains the following:
- a CDS encoding glycosyltransferase produces the protein LSLSEHEGFGMPIIEAMNYKIPVLAYDSGAIPSTLGKNGLLKRKILLKEFNYINVKEF, from the coding sequence CTTTCCCTAAGTGAACATGAAGGATTTGGTATGCCGATTATTGAGGCAATGAATTATAAAATCCCAGTTCTTGCATATGATAGTGGAGCAATCCCCTCAACTTTAGGGAAAAATGGACTTCTAAAAAGAAAAATACTTCTTAAAGAGTTTAATTACATAAATGTAAAAGAATTCTAA